Proteins found in one Microbacterium sp. LWS13-1.2 genomic segment:
- a CDS encoding pirin family protein — protein MTRLDADAAIATESAVECAGPRTLLLETREVPLGGVRAMSVHRSLPQRDLPLVGAWCFLDRFGPQETHMRVEPHPHIGLQTVTWPYLGEVRHRDSAGSDVVVRRGALNLMTSGAGISHSEYSVGTDAAPLDALQLWVALPEARRHGAPAFEQHAVLPALELTATIGAPGTATVVLGELGGVTSPATVYTPIVGAELQIAAGSAVRVPLNPDWEHALVVVSGDAEVAGEGDTGETVAVDAAHLLYLGIHRDEVVVSSPAGATLFLLGGEPFEDDVVMWWNFVGRTHEEIVEAREAWESGTERFGHVIDHGDERIPAPPMPAVRLTRRRRRL, from the coding sequence GTGACCCGGCTGGACGCCGACGCGGCCATCGCCACCGAATCGGCGGTGGAGTGCGCAGGCCCGCGCACGCTGCTGCTCGAGACGCGCGAGGTGCCCCTCGGCGGGGTGCGGGCGATGTCGGTGCACCGCTCCCTGCCGCAGCGCGACCTGCCGCTGGTCGGAGCCTGGTGCTTCCTGGACCGCTTCGGGCCGCAGGAGACGCACATGCGGGTCGAACCGCACCCGCACATCGGTCTGCAGACCGTGACCTGGCCGTACCTCGGTGAGGTGCGGCATCGCGACTCGGCCGGCAGCGACGTCGTCGTGCGTCGTGGCGCACTCAACCTCATGACGAGCGGCGCGGGCATCTCGCACTCCGAGTACTCGGTGGGAACGGATGCCGCGCCCTTGGACGCCCTGCAGCTGTGGGTCGCCCTGCCCGAGGCCCGGCGCCACGGGGCTCCCGCCTTCGAGCAGCACGCGGTGCTCCCCGCGCTGGAGCTGACCGCCACCATCGGCGCACCCGGAACCGCGACCGTGGTGCTCGGCGAGCTCGGCGGCGTGACCTCTCCCGCGACCGTGTACACCCCGATCGTCGGAGCCGAGCTGCAGATCGCGGCCGGCTCCGCAGTGCGCGTGCCGTTGAACCCGGATTGGGAACACGCTCTCGTCGTCGTGTCCGGCGACGCCGAGGTCGCCGGCGAGGGCGACACCGGGGAGACGGTAGCCGTCGACGCGGCGCACCTGCTGTACCTCGGCATCCACCGCGACGAGGTGGTGGTCTCGAGCCCTGCCGGAGCGACCCTGTTCCTGCTCGGCGGCGAGCCGTTCGAGGACGACGTCGTCATGTGGTGGAACTTCGTCGGGCGCACCCACGAAGAGATCGTGGAGGCGCGCGAGGCGTGGGAGTCGGGAACGGAGCGCTTCGGCCACGTGATCGACCACGGCGACGAGCGCATCCCCGCCCCGCCGATGCCCGCCGTCCGGCTGACCCGCCGCCGGCGCCGGCTCTAG
- a CDS encoding GNAT family N-acetyltransferase: protein MTHTDAQTLVTRNDEDRRYEVHVDGVLAGFTVFRADARGRLHFPHTEVDPAFRGRGLAQTVVGEAMADAARRGETVVPHCPVVAKYLREHEVPGLTVEWPDQPHPE, encoded by the coding sequence GTGACCCACACCGATGCACAGACGCTCGTGACCCGCAACGACGAAGACCGCCGATACGAGGTGCACGTCGACGGGGTGCTCGCGGGGTTCACCGTGTTCCGCGCCGACGCGCGCGGTCGCCTGCACTTCCCACACACCGAGGTCGACCCGGCCTTCCGCGGGCGCGGCCTCGCGCAGACGGTCGTGGGCGAAGCGATGGCGGATGCCGCGCGCCGGGGCGAGACCGTCGTGCCGCACTGCCCTGTCGTGGCGAAGTACCTGCGCGAGCACGAGGTGCCCGGGCTCACCGTCGAGTGGCCCGACCAGCCGCACCCCGAGTGA
- a CDS encoding SGNH/GDSL hydrolase family protein yields MKRRLLAALAAVALGAGMLVAGAAGPATASPLMVAKHVALGDSIAAGQGGGAPLDDCVRTDGGYAAQLDGEPKFNLLRNAACSGATIAGTLSQLSQLNRGTTVVTLTVGANDLGLDQVYAACSIAAAGGDPAPCLAAIQSAVSSAPGIVAPLTSLIGAIAERAPDATIVVTGYPYLLESPPDLPQFAQLAALVAAVNGATDALNAAIQAAVATAAASGADVRYADVVEAFAGHGVQLVPGVPSDPWFGLDPVGDPAGYLHPTYEGYAAYTDVILEQLGR; encoded by the coding sequence ATGAAACGACGTCTACTGGCCGCGCTCGCGGCCGTCGCACTCGGAGCGGGCATGCTCGTGGCCGGTGCGGCCGGGCCCGCCACGGCCTCACCGCTGATGGTCGCCAAGCACGTCGCTCTCGGCGACTCGATCGCCGCGGGTCAAGGCGGTGGCGCCCCGCTGGACGACTGCGTCCGGACCGACGGCGGCTACGCGGCGCAGCTCGATGGGGAGCCCAAGTTCAACCTGCTGCGCAATGCGGCGTGCAGCGGCGCCACCATCGCGGGCACCCTGTCTCAGCTGTCGCAGCTGAACCGCGGGACGACCGTCGTGACGCTCACCGTGGGCGCGAACGACCTCGGTCTGGATCAGGTCTACGCGGCCTGCTCGATCGCCGCTGCCGGCGGAGATCCCGCACCCTGCCTCGCCGCGATCCAAAGCGCCGTCAGCTCGGCACCGGGGATCGTCGCTCCCCTCACGTCTCTGATCGGCGCGATCGCCGAGCGCGCGCCGGATGCGACGATCGTCGTCACCGGCTACCCGTATCTGCTCGAGTCGCCGCCTGACCTTCCGCAGTTCGCGCAGCTCGCCGCGCTCGTCGCCGCGGTGAACGGAGCGACCGACGCGCTCAACGCCGCCATCCAGGCCGCCGTCGCCACCGCTGCCGCGAGTGGTGCCGACGTCCGTTACGCGGACGTGGTCGAGGCCTTCGCGGGCCACGGCGTGCAGCTCGTGCCGGGCGTTCCCAGCGATCCGTGGTTCGGACTCGACCCGGTGGGCGACCCGGCGGGCTACCTCCACCCGACGTACGAGGGGTACGCCGCCTACACCGACGTCATCCTCGAGCAGCTGGGGCGCTGA